In Streptomyces chartreusis NRRL 3882, the following are encoded in one genomic region:
- a CDS encoding TldD/PmbA family protein has translation MPHTIDEAFTALPLRPLADAALARARALGAEHADFRFERVRSASWRFRDAKPAGSSDTTDLGYAVRVVHGGTWGFASGVDLSLDAAAKVAGQAVAMAKLSAQVIKAAGSDERVELADEPVHAEKTWISSYEIDPFTVPDEEKAGLIGDWSARLLAADGVDHVDASLLTVHENKFYADTAGTVTTQQRVRLHPVFNAVSVDESSGEFDSMRTLAPPVGRGWEYLRGTGWDWESELEQIPGLLAEKMRAPSVEAGLYDLVVDPSNLWLTIHESIGHATELDRALGYEAAYAGTSFATFDQLNKLRYGSELMNVTGDRTAEHGLATIGYDDEGVAAQSWDLVRDGRLVGYQLDRRIARLTGFERSNGCAYADSPGHVPVQRMANVSLRPDPAGMSTEDLIGGVERGIYVVGDRSWSIDMQRYNFQFTGQRFYRIENGRLAGQLRDVAYQATTTDFWGSMAAVGGPQTYVLGGAFNCGKAQPGQVAAVSHGCPSALFKGVNILNTTQEAGR, from the coding sequence GTGCCTCATACCATCGACGAGGCCTTCACGGCCCTCCCCCTACGCCCCCTCGCCGACGCGGCCCTCGCCCGCGCGCGTGCGCTGGGCGCCGAGCACGCGGACTTCCGGTTCGAGCGGGTGCGCAGCGCCTCCTGGCGGTTCCGGGACGCCAAGCCCGCCGGGTCGTCGGACACCACCGACCTCGGGTACGCGGTGCGCGTCGTGCACGGCGGTACGTGGGGCTTCGCGTCCGGTGTCGACCTCTCCCTGGACGCCGCCGCCAAGGTCGCCGGGCAGGCGGTGGCCATGGCGAAGCTGTCCGCGCAGGTGATCAAGGCGGCCGGATCGGACGAGCGGGTGGAGCTGGCCGACGAGCCGGTGCACGCCGAGAAGACCTGGATCTCGTCGTACGAGATCGACCCGTTCACCGTGCCCGACGAGGAGAAGGCCGGGCTGATCGGGGACTGGAGCGCGCGGCTGCTGGCGGCCGACGGGGTCGACCATGTCGACGCCTCACTGCTCACCGTCCACGAGAACAAGTTCTACGCCGATACCGCCGGGACCGTGACCACACAGCAGCGGGTGCGGCTGCACCCGGTGTTCAACGCCGTGTCGGTGGACGAGTCGAGCGGCGAGTTCGACTCCATGCGCACCCTCGCGCCGCCCGTGGGACGCGGCTGGGAGTACCTGCGGGGCACCGGCTGGGACTGGGAGAGCGAGCTGGAGCAGATCCCCGGGCTGCTCGCCGAGAAGATGCGCGCGCCGAGCGTCGAGGCGGGCCTGTACGACCTGGTCGTCGACCCGTCCAACCTGTGGCTGACCATCCACGAGTCCATCGGGCACGCCACCGAGCTGGACCGGGCGCTCGGTTACGAGGCCGCCTACGCCGGCACCTCCTTCGCCACCTTCGACCAGCTGAACAAGTTGCGCTACGGCTCGGAGCTGATGAACGTCACCGGCGACCGCACCGCCGAGCACGGGCTCGCCACCATCGGGTACGACGACGAGGGCGTCGCGGCGCAGTCCTGGGACCTGGTGAGGGACGGCAGGCTCGTCGGCTACCAGCTGGACCGGCGGATCGCGAGACTGACCGGCTTCGAGCGGTCCAACGGCTGCGCCTACGCCGACTCCCCCGGGCACGTGCCGGTGCAGCGCATGGCCAACGTGTCGTTGCGGCCGGACCCGGCCGGGATGTCCACCGAGGACCTGATCGGAGGCGTGGAGCGGGGCATCTACGTCGTCGGCGACCGGTCCTGGTCGATCGACATGCAGAGGTACAACTTCCAGTTCACCGGGCAGCGCTTCTACCGGATCGAGAACGGGCGGCTCGCCGGGCAGCTGCGGGACGTGGCCTACCAGGCGACGACGACCGACTTCTGGGGCTCGATGGCCGCTGTGGGCGGTCCGCAGACCTACGTCCTGGGCGGCGCCTTCAACTGCGGCAAGGCCCAGCCGGGCCAGGTCGCGGCCGTGTCGCACGGCTGCCCGTCGGCCCTCTTCAAGGGCGTCAACATTCTGAACACCACGCAGGAGGCGGGTCGATGA
- the fabG gene encoding 3-oxoacyl-[acyl-carrier-protein] reductase, whose amino-acid sequence MSRSVLVTGGNRGIGLAIARAFADAGDKVAITYRSGEPPAALTDLGCLAVKCDITDAEQVEQAYKEIEETHGPVEVLVANAGVTKDQLLMRMSEEDFTSVLDTNLTGTFRVVKRANRGMLRAKKGRVVLISSVVGLLGSAGQANYAASKAGLVGFARSLARELGSRNITFNVVAPGFVETDMTAVLSEEQRAGIVKQVPLGRYAQPEEIAATVRFLASDDASYITGAVIPVDGGLGMGH is encoded by the coding sequence TTGAGCCGCTCGGTTCTCGTCACCGGAGGCAACCGGGGCATCGGCCTCGCCATCGCCCGCGCTTTCGCCGATGCAGGCGACAAGGTCGCCATCACGTACCGCTCGGGTGAGCCCCCGGCGGCCCTGACAGATCTGGGCTGCCTCGCCGTCAAGTGCGACATCACCGACGCCGAGCAGGTGGAGCAGGCCTACAAGGAGATCGAGGAGACCCACGGCCCCGTCGAGGTGCTGGTCGCCAACGCCGGTGTCACCAAGGACCAGCTCCTGATGCGCATGTCCGAGGAGGACTTCACGTCCGTTCTCGACACCAACCTCACCGGCACCTTCCGCGTGGTCAAGCGCGCCAACCGCGGCATGCTGCGCGCCAAGAAGGGCCGCGTCGTCCTGATCTCGTCGGTCGTCGGACTGCTCGGCTCGGCGGGGCAGGCCAACTACGCCGCCTCAAAGGCCGGCCTCGTCGGCTTCGCGCGCTCCCTCGCCCGCGAGCTCGGCTCGCGCAACATCACCTTCAACGTCGTCGCGCCCGGCTTCGTCGAGACCGACATGACCGCGGTGCTCTCCGAGGAGCAGCGCGCCGGCATCGTGAAGCAGGTCCCGCTCGGCCGGTACGCGCAGCCGGAGGAGATCGCCGCGACGGTGCGGTTCCTCGCCTCGGACGACGCCTCGTACATCACTGGAGCCGTCATCCCCGTTGACGGCGGACTGGGAATGGGTCACTGA
- the fabI gene encoding enoyl-ACP reductase FabI, whose product MSGILEGKRVLITGVLMESSIAFHAAKLAQEQGAEIILTAFPRPTLTERIARKLPKPTKVIELDVTNDEHLGRLADIVGEELGGLDGVVHSIGFAPQDALGGNFLNTPFESVATAMHVSAYSLKSLTMACLPLMQNGGSVVGLTFDAQYAWPQYDWMGPAKAALEATSRYMARDLGKQNIRCNLISAGPIGSMAAKSIPGFGELASVWDSRSPLEWDLKDPEPAGRGIVALLSDWFPKTTGEIIHVDGGLHAIGA is encoded by the coding sequence ATGAGCGGAATTCTCGAGGGCAAGCGCGTCCTGATCACCGGTGTGCTGATGGAGTCCTCCATCGCCTTCCACGCCGCCAAGCTGGCCCAGGAGCAGGGCGCCGAGATCATCCTGACCGCGTTCCCGCGGCCCACGCTGACCGAGCGCATCGCCCGGAAGCTGCCCAAGCCCACCAAGGTCATCGAGCTCGACGTGACCAACGACGAGCACCTCGGGCGCCTGGCCGACATCGTCGGCGAGGAGCTCGGCGGCCTCGACGGCGTCGTCCACTCCATCGGCTTCGCCCCGCAGGACGCGCTCGGCGGCAACTTCCTCAACACGCCGTTCGAGTCTGTCGCCACGGCCATGCACGTCTCGGCGTACTCCCTGAAGTCGCTCACCATGGCCTGCCTGCCGCTGATGCAGAACGGCGGCTCCGTCGTGGGTCTGACCTTCGACGCGCAGTACGCCTGGCCGCAGTACGACTGGATGGGCCCGGCCAAGGCCGCCCTGGAGGCGACCAGCCGCTACATGGCCCGTGACCTGGGCAAGCAGAACATCCGCTGCAACCTGATCTCGGCGGGCCCGATCGGTTCCATGGCCGCGAAGTCCATTCCGGGCTTCGGCGAGCTCGCCTCCGTGTGGGACTCCCGCTCCCCGCTGGAGTGGGACCTGAAGGACCCCGAGCCGGCCGGCCGCGGCATCGTCGCCCTGCTGAGCGACTGGTTCCCTAAGACCACCGGCGAGATCATCCACGTGGACGGCGGTCTGCACGCCATCGGAGCCTGA
- a CDS encoding FadR/GntR family transcriptional regulator, whose protein sequence is MPLSHPRRSALSEQVIAALRAQITSGEWPVGSRIPTEPELVEQLGVARNTVREAVRALSHNGLLDIRQGSGTYVVATSELAGVMQRRFAGADPRHIAELRSTLESAAARLAAQRRTEKDLKQLDALLLRREEAWESGDAEAFVTADATFHLAVVAASHNDVMTAMYADLGEVLRDWLREDVGEELTPETYMEHGRLLDAIRTGDAARAAAEAARYPFLCRLGGISSPAGD, encoded by the coding sequence ATGCCCCTGAGCCATCCCCGACGTTCGGCGCTCTCCGAGCAGGTCATCGCCGCCCTGCGGGCCCAGATCACCTCCGGCGAGTGGCCGGTCGGCTCCCGCATCCCGACCGAGCCCGAACTGGTCGAGCAGCTGGGTGTCGCCCGCAACACGGTCCGCGAGGCCGTCCGCGCGCTGTCGCACAACGGCCTGCTGGACATCCGCCAGGGCTCCGGCACGTACGTCGTGGCGACGAGTGAGCTGGCGGGGGTGATGCAGCGGCGGTTCGCCGGTGCCGATCCCCGGCACATCGCCGAGCTGCGTTCCACGCTGGAGTCGGCCGCGGCCAGGCTGGCCGCACAGCGGCGTACGGAGAAGGACCTCAAGCAGCTCGACGCGCTGCTGCTGCGGCGTGAGGAGGCCTGGGAGTCGGGTGACGCGGAGGCGTTCGTGACGGCGGACGCGACCTTCCACCTGGCCGTCGTGGCCGCCTCCCACAACGACGTGATGACCGCCATGTACGCGGACCTGGGCGAGGTGCTGCGGGACTGGCTGCGCGAGGACGTCGGCGAGGAGCTGACACCGGAGACGTACATGGAGCACGGGCGGCTGCTCGACGCGATCCGCACGGGTGACGCGGCGCGGGCGGCGGCGGAGGCCGCCCGCTATCCGTTCCTGTGCCGCCTGGGCGGGATCAGCTCGCCCGCCGGTGACTGA
- a CDS encoding CynX/NimT family MFS transporter, which produces MMGPMASEETRTMTPPTVRSSAAQETREPGGSATRAWTMRLLVLGIVLSALNLRPAITSLGALLEEVRDGLGMSGSVAGLLTSVPPLCFAVFGVMAPRLARRFGAGAVVCAGMAAIATGLAIRPYAGGTAGFLAASALALMGIAVSNVLMPVIVKHWFPDRVGSMTGLYSMALALGTALAAAVTVPLTDTLGGSWQSGLALWAGLAVAAVLPWLPFVRGRAAAPGAGDRGGDRPAPAGDAGAETPAPGTESAREETSAPASTEPAREEAPRLRITRSRTAWALAVFFGLQATAAYITMGWMAQIFRDAGVPAGTAGLLLAVTMVMGVPLAFVIPRLATRLPHQGPIVLALGVCGLAGYAGLYLAPAAGAWAWALLLGVANCAFPLALTMVGMRARTGPGVAQLSAFAQSTGYLISIPGPLLVGVLYQHSGGWGLPIALMSALMIPQMAVGVLAGRDRTVEDEAGR; this is translated from the coding sequence ATGATGGGTCCCATGGCTAGCGAGGAAACCCGGACGATGACGCCCCCGACCGTACGCAGTTCGGCCGCGCAGGAGACCCGGGAACCCGGCGGTTCCGCCACGCGCGCGTGGACCATGCGGTTGCTCGTCCTCGGCATCGTGCTGTCCGCGCTGAACCTCCGCCCCGCCATCACCAGCCTCGGCGCCCTCCTGGAGGAGGTCCGCGACGGCCTCGGCATGAGCGGCAGCGTGGCCGGACTGCTCACCTCCGTGCCGCCGCTGTGTTTCGCCGTCTTCGGTGTCATGGCTCCGCGGCTCGCCCGTCGCTTCGGAGCCGGCGCCGTGGTGTGCGCCGGCATGGCCGCCATCGCCACCGGCCTGGCGATCCGGCCGTACGCCGGCGGCACGGCCGGCTTCCTGGCCGCCAGCGCCCTCGCCCTCATGGGCATCGCGGTCAGCAACGTCCTGATGCCGGTCATCGTCAAGCACTGGTTCCCCGACCGCGTCGGCTCCATGACCGGCCTTTACTCCATGGCGCTCGCCCTGGGCACGGCCCTCGCGGCCGCGGTCACGGTGCCCCTGACCGACACCCTGGGCGGCAGCTGGCAGTCGGGCCTGGCCCTCTGGGCGGGTCTGGCCGTGGCGGCGGTCCTGCCGTGGCTGCCGTTCGTACGGGGGCGGGCGGCGGCGCCCGGGGCGGGGGACCGGGGCGGAGACCGGCCCGCGCCCGCCGGGGACGCCGGGGCGGAAACGCCGGCTCCCGGGACGGAATCCGCGCGCGAGGAGACCTCTGCCCCCGCCTCGACGGAACCCGCGCGCGAGGAGGCTCCACGGCTGCGGATCACCCGGAGCCGCACCGCCTGGGCCCTGGCCGTCTTCTTCGGGCTCCAGGCGACCGCGGCCTACATCACGATGGGCTGGATGGCGCAGATCTTCCGGGACGCCGGCGTGCCCGCGGGCACCGCGGGGCTGCTCCTCGCGGTCACCATGGTGATGGGCGTGCCCCTGGCGTTCGTCATACCGCGTCTGGCCACGCGGCTGCCGCACCAGGGCCCGATCGTGCTCGCCCTGGGCGTCTGCGGCCTCGCCGGCTACGCCGGGCTGTACCTCGCGCCGGCCGCCGGCGCCTGGGCCTGGGCCCTGCTGCTCGGCGTCGCCAACTGTGCCTTCCCGCTCGCCCTCACCATGGTCGGCATGCGGGCCAGGACCGGCCCGGGCGTGGCCCAGTTGTCGGCGTTCGCGCAGAGCACCGGCTACCTGATCTCCATCCCGGGGCCGCTCCTGGTGGGCGTCCTCTACCAGCACAGCGGCGGCTGGGGCCTGCCGATCGCGCTGATGAGCGCCCTGATGATCCCGCAGATGGCGGTCGGCGTCCTGGCGGGCCGGGACCGCACGGTCGAGGACGAGGCCGGACGCTGA
- a CDS encoding SGM_5486 family transporter-associated protein: protein MPVLDPNPQHGQKKMLLVFGAFFAIFIIIGVIATIASP, encoded by the coding sequence ATGCCAGTGCTCGACCCGAATCCCCAGCATGGTCAGAAGAAGATGCTGCTCGTGTTCGGAGCCTTCTTCGCGATCTTCATCATCATCGGCGTCATCGCGACCATCGCCTCGCCATGA
- a CDS encoding SixA phosphatase family protein, with protein sequence MSVAEPRRIVLFRHAKADWPQVSDHERPLADRGRKEAAEAGRRLADTGIPFDLALCSTAVRTRETWKLAVQEFPQRPKTVYEERIYEASPGELIAVLNETPDDAQNILVIGHNPGVQGLADILAGTAEGDARDRMSSRGFPAAAFALLSFTGSWKSLEPGVATLRDYWAPTE encoded by the coding sequence ATGAGCGTCGCAGAACCCCGCAGGATTGTCCTCTTCCGCCATGCGAAAGCCGACTGGCCACAGGTGAGCGATCACGAGCGTCCGCTCGCCGACCGGGGCCGAAAAGAAGCGGCGGAGGCCGGGCGCAGGCTGGCCGACACCGGCATCCCCTTCGACCTGGCCCTGTGCTCCACCGCGGTCCGGACCCGGGAGACCTGGAAGCTCGCCGTCCAGGAGTTCCCGCAGCGGCCGAAAACCGTCTACGAGGAGCGGATCTACGAGGCCTCGCCGGGCGAACTGATCGCCGTGCTCAACGAGACCCCCGACGACGCGCAGAACATCCTCGTGATCGGCCACAACCCGGGCGTCCAGGGCCTCGCCGACATCCTGGCGGGCACGGCCGAGGGCGACGCCCGCGACCGGATGAGCAGCCGTGGGTTCCCGGCCGCCGCCTTCGCCCTCCTGTCCTTCACCGGCTCCTGGAAGAGCCTTGAGCCGGGCGTGGCCACGCTGCGGGACTACTGGGCGCCCACCGAGTGA
- the serB gene encoding phosphoserine phosphatase SerB, whose amino-acid sequence MSASQTSSSDVPTLLVKIFGKDSPGITAGLFDTLAAYSVDVVDIEQVVTRGRMVLCALVTEPPKGLEGDLRATVHSWAESMKMQAEIISGLGDNRPRGLGRSLVTVLGHPLTAEATAAIAARITKTGGNIDRIFRLAKYPVTAVEFAVSGVETEPLRTALAPDAAKLGIDVAVVAAGLYRRAQRLVVMDVDSTLIQDEVIELFAAHAGCEDEVAEVTAAAMRGELDFEQSLHARVALLEGLDASVVDKVRSEVRLTPGARTLIRTLKRLGYQVGVVSGGFTQVTDDLKERLGLDFAQANTLEIVDGKLTGKVTGEIVDRAGKARLLRRFAAEAGVPLSQTVAIGDGANDLDMLNAAGLGVAFNAKPVVRQAAHTAVNFPFLDTVLYLLGITREEVEAADTLDTA is encoded by the coding sequence ATGAGCGCTTCGCAGACCTCGTCCTCCGACGTCCCCACCCTCCTTGTCAAGATCTTCGGCAAGGACAGTCCGGGCATCACGGCCGGCCTCTTCGACACCCTCGCCGCCTACTCCGTCGACGTCGTCGACATCGAGCAGGTCGTCACCCGTGGCCGAATGGTGCTGTGCGCGCTCGTGACCGAGCCGCCGAAGGGGCTCGAGGGCGATCTGCGGGCGACCGTCCACAGCTGGGCGGAGTCGATGAAGATGCAGGCGGAGATCATCTCCGGCCTCGGCGACAACCGGCCGCGCGGACTGGGCCGCTCCCTGGTCACCGTGCTCGGGCATCCGCTCACCGCGGAGGCGACGGCGGCGATCGCCGCGCGGATCACCAAGACCGGTGGCAACATCGACCGTATCTTCCGGCTCGCCAAGTACCCCGTGACCGCCGTCGAGTTCGCCGTGTCCGGCGTGGAGACGGAGCCGCTGCGCACCGCCCTGGCGCCCGACGCGGCGAAGCTCGGCATCGACGTGGCGGTCGTCGCCGCGGGTCTGTACCGGCGCGCGCAGCGCCTGGTCGTCATGGACGTCGACTCGACGCTCATCCAGGACGAGGTCATCGAGTTGTTCGCCGCGCACGCCGGCTGCGAGGACGAGGTCGCCGAAGTGACGGCGGCCGCGATGCGCGGCGAGCTGGACTTCGAGCAGTCCCTGCACGCGCGCGTGGCGCTGCTGGAGGGGCTGGACGCCTCGGTCGTGGACAAGGTGCGCAGCGAGGTGCGGCTGACGCCGGGCGCCCGCACCCTGATCCGCACGCTGAAGCGGCTCGGCTACCAAGTCGGCGTCGTCTCCGGCGGTTTCACCCAGGTCACCGACGATCTGAAGGAGCGGCTGGGGCTGGACTTCGCCCAAGCCAACACGCTGGAGATCGTCGACGGGAAGCTGACGGGCAAGGTCACGGGCGAGATCGTCGACCGTGCCGGCAAGGCCCGGCTGCTGCGCCGGTTCGCCGCCGAGGCGGGCGTGCCGCTGTCGCAGACCGTGGCGATCGGTGACGGTGCCAACGACCTGGACATGCTGAACGCGGCCGGTCTGGGCGTCGCCTTCAACGCCAAGCCGGTGGTGCGCCAGGCCGCGCACACGGCGGTGAACTTCCCGTTCCTGGACACCGTGCTGTACCTGCTGGGCATCACGCGCGAAGAGGTCGAGGCGGCGGACACCCTCGACACGGCCTGA
- a CDS encoding streptophobe family protein: MGAGTGVETARGGTRVPWGDVLMSAVAAVSWALIGMAGAAALGLRLLEADAAGSLGPMTAAVVALGAGGSVTPSGDVSAFGLTGAEADTAIEITPLGVSLVGAVLLSYFFLRSLRAAGVVISTAELLARAGVVVALFVAMLGGLAWAGHDVITIDGGALGLDDLAGGGGGGGVEIPGLGDVGDIGGLLPDRIGDLVDARAAVGFTVDTVPTLLGGLGWSAGILLIALLASRSTPLPRGWEAVHRVVRPAVSAVVTVLLVAVAAGLAAAAYAATGDDHPRRIAGTALLGAPNGVWLGVPIGLLVPWDGRATGELARLLPDPLDDLLAVRSDQQVTLGRLAELDGRVWLLGVAAASMMLLAGVLAAVRTPVPGPGDVRGSGALGFAGRCALRLGVATALALPLLVRLTDVSVTASLSVLGFDAFGAGIELHGHLGMALLLGAVWGAGAGAVGALLAWASGAAGRSATALARGEGAAGPGASRGQAGHVAGAGHAAGAGAGTGQAGYDAHAGQARPGAGTGQPGYDAHTGQARPGAGTGQPGYDAHTGQARPGAGTGQAGNDTPAGRSRGWGGDGAGRASSYGEETGPYAPGVPYRPPNPATNPYLRVPDELREPEDARPRPGEPGAPHEPQSGTDPAAHRDGDVYGAPTVARPVGPPPRGPRQPPGPKSGNRPPGRPDDGPPPPPPPPPPRKPRGGK; encoded by the coding sequence ATGGGTGCCGGTACAGGTGTGGAGACGGCGAGGGGCGGCACGCGCGTGCCGTGGGGTGACGTGCTGATGTCCGCCGTCGCCGCCGTGAGCTGGGCGTTGATCGGGATGGCGGGTGCGGCTGCGCTGGGTCTGCGGCTGCTGGAGGCGGACGCGGCGGGCTCGTTGGGGCCGATGACCGCGGCGGTGGTGGCACTTGGGGCGGGTGGTTCGGTCACGCCGTCCGGTGACGTGTCGGCGTTCGGACTCACGGGTGCGGAGGCGGACACCGCCATCGAGATCACGCCACTGGGGGTGAGCCTGGTCGGGGCGGTGCTGCTGTCGTACTTCTTCCTACGGTCCTTGCGGGCGGCGGGAGTTGTGATATCGACGGCCGAACTCCTCGCGCGTGCGGGCGTGGTGGTCGCGCTGTTCGTGGCGATGCTGGGCGGACTGGCCTGGGCGGGGCACGATGTCATCACGATCGACGGCGGCGCGCTGGGGTTGGACGACCTGGCCGGGGGCGGCGGGGGCGGAGGCGTGGAGATCCCCGGGCTCGGGGACGTCGGGGACATCGGCGGGCTGCTGCCGGACCGGATCGGCGACCTGGTCGACGCGCGGGCGGCGGTCGGCTTCACGGTCGACACCGTGCCCACGCTGCTCGGCGGGCTCGGCTGGTCGGCCGGGATCCTCCTCATCGCCCTGCTGGCCTCGCGCAGCACGCCGCTGCCGCGGGGGTGGGAGGCCGTGCACCGGGTCGTGCGGCCCGCCGTTTCGGCGGTGGTGACCGTGCTGCTGGTAGCGGTGGCGGCGGGGCTCGCGGCGGCGGCGTACGCGGCGACCGGGGACGACCACCCCCGGCGCATCGCCGGCACGGCGCTGCTCGGGGCACCGAACGGGGTGTGGCTGGGCGTCCCGATCGGCCTGCTCGTGCCGTGGGACGGCCGGGCGACGGGTGAACTGGCCCGTCTCCTGCCGGACCCCCTGGACGACCTGCTCGCGGTCCGCTCCGACCAGCAGGTGACACTGGGGCGGCTTGCCGAGCTGGACGGGCGGGTGTGGCTGCTGGGGGTGGCTGCGGCGTCGATGATGCTGCTGGCGGGGGTGTTGGCGGCGGTGCGGACGCCGGTGCCGGGTCCTGGGGACGTACGGGGTTCGGGGGCTCTGGGTTTCGCGGGGCGGTGTGCGCTGCGGCTGGGAGTCGCGACCGCGCTGGCCCTGCCGCTGCTGGTCCGGCTGACGGACGTGTCCGTGACCGCGTCCCTGTCCGTGCTCGGCTTCGACGCGTTCGGCGCGGGCATCGAACTGCACGGCCACCTCGGCATGGCCCTGCTGCTGGGCGCGGTGTGGGGTGCGGGGGCCGGGGCGGTGGGGGCGTTGCTCGCCTGGGCGAGCGGGGCCGCGGGGCGGTCGGCTACGGCTTTGGCTCGGGGAGAGGGGGCGGCCGGACCAGGGGCAAGCAGGGGGCAGGCCGGACACGTCGCCGGTGCGGGGCATGCGGCGGGGGCGGGAGCCGGAACAGGGCAGGCCGGATACGACGCCCACGCCGGGCAAGCAAGGCCAGGAGCCGGAACAGGACAGCCCGGATACGACGCCCACACCGGGCAAGCAAGGCCAGGAGCCGGAACAGGACAGCCCGGATACGACGCCCACACCGGGCAAGCAAGGCCAGGAGCCGGTACAGGACAGGCCGGAAACGACACCCCCGCCGGGCGGTCCAGGGGCTGGGGCGGGGACGGCGCCGGGCGGGCGTCGTCGTACGGGGAGGAGACCGGGCCGTACGCGCCGGGAGTGCCGTACCGGCCGCCGAACCCGGCCACCAATCCGTACCTCCGGGTGCCGGACGAGCTGCGAGAGCCGGAGGACGCGCGGCCACGCCCCGGCGAACCCGGGGCGCCTCACGAACCGCAGTCGGGAACTGACCCGGCCGCTCACCGGGACGGGGACGTGTACGGCGCGCCCACCGTGGCGCGGCCGGTCGGGCCGCCGCCGCGTGGGCCCCGGCAGCCGCCCGGGCCGAAGAGTGGGAACCGGCCGCCGGGCCGGCCGGACGACGGGCCACCGCCTCCGCCGCCTCCCCCACCGCCGCGGAAGCCGCGCGGGGGGAAGTAG